The Trichomycterus rosablanca isolate fTriRos1 chromosome 15, fTriRos1.hap1, whole genome shotgun sequence genome contains a region encoding:
- the LOC134329080 gene encoding histone H3, which produces MARTKQTARKSTGGKAPRKQLATKAARKSAPATGGVKKPHRYRPGTVALREIRRYQKSTELLIRKLPFQRLVREIAQDFKTDLRFQSSAVMALQEASEAYLVGLFEDTNLCAIHAKRVTIMPKDIQLARRIRGERA; this is translated from the coding sequence ATGGCAAGAACCAAGCAGACCGCTCGTAAATCCACCGGTGGTAAGGCGCCGAGGAAGCAGCTCGCCACTAAGGCTGCCCGCAAGAGCGCCCCGGCTACTGGCGGTGTGAAGAAACCTCACCGTTACAGGCCAGGTACCGTGGCTCTGCGTGAAATCCGCCGTTATCAGAAGTCCACTGAGCTGCTCATCCGCAAGCTGCCCTTCCAGCGCCTGGTTAGAGAGATCGCTCAGGACTTTAAGACCGATCTGCGCTTCCAGAGTTCTGCCGTCATGGCTCTGCAGGAGGCCAGTGAGGCTTACCTGGTCGGTCTGTTCGAGGACACTAACCTGTGCGCCATCCATGCCAAGAGGGTGACCATCATGCCTAAGGACATCCAGCTGGCCCGCCGTATTCGCGGAGAGCGTGCTTAA
- the LOC134328810 gene encoding histone H1-like has product MVEEAPAPASSAPAKAPKKKTAAKPKKAGPSVGELIVKAVSASKERSGVSLAALKKALSAGGYDVEKNNSRVKLAVKSLVTKDILVQTKGTGASGSFKLNKKQTEAKKPAAKKAAAPKVKKAAKKPKKVTAKKPAAKKSPKKAKKPAAASKKATKSPKKAASSFYVTHIPQIEQVSRNCWLCYKKFKKENKTKIACMAPECQGRRFCLVGNRNCFQSWHSSEGDEFRS; this is encoded by the coding sequence atggtagaagaagctccagcaccggccagctcggcccccgccaaggctcctaaaaagaagaccgcggccaaacccaagaaagcgggtcccagcgtcggcgagctgatcgtcaaagctgtttccgcttccaaggagaggagcggcgtgtccctggccgccctgaagaaagctctgtctgcaggtggatacgacgtggagaagaacaactcccgcgtcaaactcgccgtcaaaagcctggtgaccaaggacatcctggtgcagaccaagggcaccggcgcctcaggatctttcaagctcaacaagaagcagaccgaggcgaagaaacccgcggccaaaaaagccgccgctcctaaagtgaaaaaggCCGCAAAGAAACCCAAGAAGGTAACAGCCAAGAAGCCCGCAGCTAAGAAGTCCCCCAAGAAGGCCAAGAAACCCGCTGCTGCCTCTAAAAAAGCCACCAAGAGCCCCAAGAAGGCAGCCTCATCGTTTTACGTCACCCACATTCCTCAGATAGAGCAAGTATCAAGAAATTGCTGGCTTTgctacaaaaaattcaaaaaagaaaataaaacaaagattgcatgcatggctcctgagtgccaaggtagaagattttgtttagttggcaatcgaaactgttttcagtcttggcatTCTAGCGAAGGAGATGAGTTTCGCAGTTAG